In Hermetia illucens chromosome 1, iHerIll2.2.curated.20191125, whole genome shotgun sequence, one genomic interval encodes:
- the LOC119646288 gene encoding piggyBac transposable element-derived protein 4-like, translated as MSNLFDFDPREDDEEESDFDPFETSSDDEEYLPEPGENDESSEYESDDDVVDNEPQQHETTCSEPKEFVLSKDGKYCYYFEPPPQLPNRSNASFALHETPGPTLFASSRCTDILSSFLLFMEPIEKTIVEMTNLYGSRKYKELWLPVDIASLRAYYGLLILAGVYRSHGQCINELWDDQTGPPIFRATMTLKKFKLINECIRFDDKEQRKGIRSRDKLAPIRNVYDKWVNRLKMCYTVGKNVTEDEQLVPFRGRCPFTQYIPSKPHKYGIKIWCLSDASTYYAWNLEVYTGRDRNCKAEVNQGQRVVLTLSNQLSCRNITTDNFFTSRQLALELKKKQNKLIGTIRKNRKEIPPLLLQIKNKPVYHSEFVFDLDLRSTMVSYVPKKNRFVTIFSTLHDQKSVANDEQKKPEIIRFYNATKGGVDSLDKLVGTYRCKRKVNRWPLALFCNILDTSACNSFVIFIHLNADWKYKKKKYRRRLYLVELGKELVTPYIANRKTRPRTPNANAVIDEIQNISSRSSSPTTSTSAAPTSATNASRKSNLPNSQKLTHAPSAGKRSRCAHCEYKNNKNLFSNRCDKCITYVCNAHHFKLCTNCIDKL; from the exons atgtcgaatttatttgatttcgatCCTCGTGAAGACGACGAGGAAGAAAGTGATTTTGATCCATTTGAAACTAGTAGTGACGACGAAGAATATTTACCAGAACCAGGTGAAAATGATGAAAGTAGTGAATACGAGTCAGACGACGATGTTGTAGATAATGAACCACAGCAACATGAAACTACTTGTTCTGAACCGAAGGAGTTTGTGttatcgaaagatggaaaatattgttattatttcgaGCCGCCGCCACAATTGCCGAATAGATCTAATGCTTCATTTGCTTTACATGAAACACCtg GTCCAACTTTGTTTGCGTCGTCACGATGTACTGATATTTTGTCGTCGTTTCTATTATTCATGGAACCAATCGAAAAGACAATAGTTGAAATGACAAATTTATATGGATCTCGAAAATACAAGGAACTTTGGTTACCAGTTGATATTGCTTCTTTGCGCGCCTATTATGGTTTGCTAATATTAGCTGGCGTGTACAGATCGCATGGGCAATGTATAAATGAATTGTGGGATGACCAAACAGGACCACCAATCTTCCGCGCCACAAtgactttgaaaaaattcaaactaaTAAATGAATGCATTCGTTTCGATGACAAAGAACAGAGAAAGGGAATTCGATCAAGAGATAAATTGGCACCAATACGAAACGTTTACGACAAATGGGTGAATCGATTGAAAATGTGTTACACTGTTGGAAAAAACGTTACAGAAGATGAACAACTTGTACCATTTCGCGGTCGCTGCCCATTTACACAATATATACCATCAAAACCGCATAAATACGGTATCAAAATATGGTGTTTGTCCGATGCAAGTACATATTATGCTTGGAATCTTGAAGTATATACGGGTCGCGATCGAAATTGTAAAGCAGAAGTAAATCAAGGCCAAAGAGTTGTTCTGACTCTAAGCAATCAACTGAGTTGTCGTAACATCACaacagataatttttttacttcaCGGCAGTTGGCCctagaattgaaaaagaaacaaaacaagttAATTGGAACGatcagaaaaaatcgaaaagaaattcCACCATTGTTGCTGCAAATCAAAAACAAACCAGTATATCATTCCGAATTTGTGTTCGATCTTGATTTGCGCAGCACAATGGTCTCTTACGTACCAAAAAAGAATCGTTTTGTCACTATATTTAGTACACTTCATGACCAGAAAAGTGTGGCTAACGACGAACAAAAAAAGCCGGAAATTATTCGATTCTATAATGCGACGAAAGGTGGTGTTGATTCTCTAGATAAACTCGTAGGCACTTATCGCTGCAAACGCAAGGTGAATCGTTGGCCATTAGCCCTTTTCTGTAACATCCTTGATACTTCAGCATGCAACAGTTTCGTAATATTTATTCATCTCAACGCAGATTGgaaatataagaaaaaaaagtatcgcCGTCGCTTGTACTTAGTGGAGCTCGGAAAGGAATtagttacaccatatattgcgaACAGAAAAACTCGTCCTCGAACACCAAATGCAAATGCTGTTATAGAtgaaattcagaatatttcatcaagatcatcatcaccaacgacaTCAACATCAGCAGCGCCAACATCAGCGACAAACGCATCGCGAAAATCGAATTTACCAAATTCTCAAAAACTCACGCATGCTCCGTCAGCAGGAAAACGAAGTCGTTGTGCACATTGCgaatataaaaacaacaaaaatttattcaGTAATCGCTGTGATAAGTGTATAACTTATGTTTGCAATGCACATCATTTCAAACTATGCACAAACTGCATTGATAAACtataa